GCAACTCTAGAAGGTCTATCTCAACTTAAGCGTGCAGAGGAAGTAGCAAAGCTACGCGGTAAATCTGTGGAAGAACTGTTAGGATAAGGAGGGAAATCAAATGGCTAACAAATTAGAAATTACCCTCACTCGCAGCCTGATCGGCCGTCCGCAAGATCAGCGCGAAACAGTTAAGGCTCTTGGCTTACGTAAAGTTAACCAAACAGTTGAGAAGGTTGATAATGCAGCAATCCGTGGCATGATCAACAAAGTTTCTCACCTTGTTACTGTAAACGAAAAATAATTTATCCTTTTTAAAATAAGGAGGTGCCAACATGAAACTTCATGAATTAAAGCCTGCAGAAGGTTCCCGTAAAGAACGCAAGCGTCTAGGACGCGGTATCGGTTCTGGCCAAGGTAAAACTGCTGGTAAAGGTCATAAAGGTCAAAACGCTCGTTCTGGCGGCGGTGTACGCCCTGGTTTTGAAGGTGGTCAAACTCCTTTATTCCGACGCTTGCCAAAACGCGGTTTCACGAACATCAACCGCAAAGAGTACGCAGTCGTTAACCTTGATGCTCTAAACGTATTCGAAGATGGAACTGAAGTGACTCCAGAACTTTTAATTGAAACAGGTCTTGTCAGGAAGGAATTAGCAGGTATTAAAGTACTTGCTAAAGGAAGCCTTGAAAAGAAACTAACTGTTAAAGCTCATAAGTTCTCCTCTGCAGCCGAAGAAGCGATTAAAGCTGCCGGCGGTCAAACTGAGGTGATTTAATGTTCCAGACAATCTCCAATTTTATGCGCGTGGGTGAAATTAGAAATAAAATTCTCTTCACCCTTTTAATGTTGATTGTATTTCGTCTCGGTACATTTATTCCTGTACCGAGCGTAAATGCAGATATTCTGAAAGCACAGGATGACATGAGTGTCTTCGGTGTGCTGAATACTTTCGGTGGCGGTGCGCTGCAGAACTTCTCTATCTTCGCGATGGGAATCATGCCGTACATCACTGCTTCAATCATCATCCAGCTCTTGCAGATGGATGTTGTGCCAAAGTTTACTGAATGGTCCAAACAAGGAGAAGTCGGACGCCGTAAATTAGCTCAGTTTACCCGCTATTTCACGATCGTTCTTGGTTTTATCCAGGCACTAGGTATGTCTTATGGCTTTAACAATATGGCAGGCGGATTATTGATCCAAAATGCCGGTATCGCTACTTACTTGCTGATTGCTACGGTCTTGACTGCCGGAACCGCATTCCTTATGTGGCTCGGTGAGCAGATCACTGCAAAAGGCGTAGGAAACGGTATTTCAATTATTATCTTTGCAGGTATTGTTGCTGGTATTCCGACAATGGTCAACCAGATTTATGCACAGCAGTTCTCTGATGCGGGAGACGCTTTGTTCCTTCGTATCGTGACTATGCTGCTAATCCTATTGGCTGTTATTGCAATTGTCGTTGGTGTTATTTTCATCCAGCAGGCAACTCGTAAAATACCTATCCAGTACGCTAAACGCATGAGCGCAGGAAACAACGCGGTTGGCGGCCAGAACACTCACCTTCCATTGAAAGTGAATGCTGCTGGTGTCATCCCGGTCATCTTCGCGATTTCGTTTATCGTAACACCTCCGACAATCGCTCAGTTCTTCGGCACGAATGATGTGACACTTTGGATTCAGAAGACGTTTGATTATACACAGCCGATCGGCATGATCGTCTATGTGGCATTGATCATTGCGTTCACGTATTTCTATGCGTTCATCCAGGTAAATCCTGAACAAGTTGCCGAAAACCTGAAGAAGCAAGGCGGATATGTCCCAGGCATCCGTCCGGGAAAAAACACACAGGAGTACTTGACTAGGGTCCTTTACCGTCTGACATTTGTCGGCGCGATCTTCCTTTCAGTAATCTCTGTGCTGCCAGTATTTTTCATTAAATTTGCTGGTCTGCCTCAATCTGTACAGATTGGCGGAACAAGCTTGCTGATCGTAGTCGGCGTTGCGCTTGAAACGATGAAGCAGCTTGAAGCTCAGCTTGTAAAACGCCATTATAAAGGCTTTATAAAATAAGATTTAGGGGACTCGTGTTCCCTGAATCTTTAATAGAGACTGAGGGGGGAAATCTTGTGAATTTGGTTCTGATGGGGCTTCCGGGTGCCGGGAAGGGCACGCAAGCCGATAAAATTGTTGGTAAATACAACATCCCTCATATCTCAACAGGAGATATGTTCCGTGCAGCTATCAAAGAAGGAACGGAACTTGGATTACAGGCAAAATCATTTATGGACAAAGGAGAGCTAGTTCCTGATGAAGTAACGATCGGGATTGTCCGTGAGCGCTTAAGCAAAGCTGACTGTGAAAAAGGATTCCTTTTGGATGGATTCCCGCGCACAGTTGCCCAGGCTGAAGCTCTGGATTCTATGCTTGCTGATCTTGGCAAAAAAATTGATTTTGTCATCAACATTGATGTTGATCAAAGCATTCTAATGGAACGTTTGACAGGACGCAGGATTTGTAAGAACTGCGGCGCTACGTACCACCTTGTGTTCAACCCTCCTGCAAAGGAAGGCGTTTGTGACCGCTGTGGCGGCGAGCTTTACCAGCGCGCTGATGACAACGCTGAAACTGTTCAAAACCGTCTGGATGTAAATGTCCAGCAAACAAAGCCTCTGTTGAACTTCTATGAAGATAAAGGCTACTTACGCAATATCAACGGTCAGCAAGACATTGATGTCGTATTCGCTGATATCGAAGAATTGCTTGGGGGCTTAAATTAATGATCGTTTGTAAAACCCCTCGTGAAATAGAGATTATGCGAGAAGCAGGTCGCATTGTAGCGATGACTCACCAGGAGCTGAAAAAGCATATTTCTCCTGGCATTACAACTAAAGAACTGGATGCAATTGCCGAGGATTTCATCCGCAAACAAGGTGCAACTCCTTCTTTTAAAGGTTATAATGGTTTTCGCGGCAGCATCTGTGCATCAGTTAATAACGAACTAGTTCACGGGATTCCTGGCAAACGGGTTTTGAATGAAGGCGACATCATCAGTATTGATATCGGAGCAAAGTACAACGGATACCACGGGGACTCTGCATGGACTT
The sequence above is drawn from the Mesobacillus boroniphilus genome and encodes:
- the rpmD gene encoding 50S ribosomal protein L30 gives rise to the protein MANKLEITLTRSLIGRPQDQRETVKALGLRKVNQTVEKVDNAAIRGMINKVSHLVTVNEK
- the rplO gene encoding 50S ribosomal protein L15, whose translation is MKLHELKPAEGSRKERKRLGRGIGSGQGKTAGKGHKGQNARSGGGVRPGFEGGQTPLFRRLPKRGFTNINRKEYAVVNLDALNVFEDGTEVTPELLIETGLVRKELAGIKVLAKGSLEKKLTVKAHKFSSAAEEAIKAAGGQTEVI
- the secY gene encoding preprotein translocase subunit SecY, which encodes MFQTISNFMRVGEIRNKILFTLLMLIVFRLGTFIPVPSVNADILKAQDDMSVFGVLNTFGGGALQNFSIFAMGIMPYITASIIIQLLQMDVVPKFTEWSKQGEVGRRKLAQFTRYFTIVLGFIQALGMSYGFNNMAGGLLIQNAGIATYLLIATVLTAGTAFLMWLGEQITAKGVGNGISIIIFAGIVAGIPTMVNQIYAQQFSDAGDALFLRIVTMLLILLAVIAIVVGVIFIQQATRKIPIQYAKRMSAGNNAVGGQNTHLPLKVNAAGVIPVIFAISFIVTPPTIAQFFGTNDVTLWIQKTFDYTQPIGMIVYVALIIAFTYFYAFIQVNPEQVAENLKKQGGYVPGIRPGKNTQEYLTRVLYRLTFVGAIFLSVISVLPVFFIKFAGLPQSVQIGGTSLLIVVGVALETMKQLEAQLVKRHYKGFIK
- a CDS encoding adenylate kinase, with the protein product MNLVLMGLPGAGKGTQADKIVGKYNIPHISTGDMFRAAIKEGTELGLQAKSFMDKGELVPDEVTIGIVRERLSKADCEKGFLLDGFPRTVAQAEALDSMLADLGKKIDFVINIDVDQSILMERLTGRRICKNCGATYHLVFNPPAKEGVCDRCGGELYQRADDNAETVQNRLDVNVQQTKPLLNFYEDKGYLRNINGQQDIDVVFADIEELLGGLN